The genomic segment CCACTGGAGAATAGATTGACTGGgagggatttatttttttttaacgtcatACAATTCCAtattctttggtttatttttctttaaggacATGTATTCTGTAGTAAGTAGTTTTTGAAAGGAAACTTATTCATAGATCAAAATAAGCCTCAGTAGATTTCCTTCTACTGCACtgttcattaaattttttatgtTATAAAGTAGTTATCATtatagatttctttctttatgattgttgtccccattttacccatgaggaactgaggcttagggaaatGACATATAGTCAGGCACAAAGCTAGGGTCCATGTCCAGGTCTCTTTGGCTGAAAAGCCTGAACTTGACCTGACCACTTCCATGAACATCATGCAtgagttgcttttgtttttttgtttgtttgtttcactttgctaagatttgttttattttccataggTCTGTATGCTTTGCTCTGTGGGCTATCATCTTTTTTCCTGCCATCGATCAGAAAAAACCTGTCGTAGATGGATGGCATTAGATTATGCAGGAATTTCTATTGGAATACTGGGCTGCTATGTCTCTGGcgtattttatgcattttattgtaATAACGTAagtaacttaaaacattttacattctaCGTTTCTTATATAGGTCTTGGGTGTTCTTGCCATGGTTCCCTTGAACTTCTGAATAAGCACATAGTTAACTAACTTATAGAAGAAACGAAAGTCTGGTGGAGGCATAATCTCCTTTTTCAAAAGGGCCCTGTGATTTCTAACATCTATTATCAGTTCCTATTCCCTTCACTAACCtggaaaggaatggaaaataatatatatatgttgttattTTCTGAAACTTAACGTAAACATTAAATTATTAATGTTTCCCCACTAAACCCATATAGCTACATGGTTCCTCAGATGTTcattatatatcttttatttttgtgtttatagaGTTGAAGGTAAAGTTAGCACTTGTTAAAATTATGAAGTTAGCTGCTGCTTTCCATTTTCCCTTCTTATCCTTTACTCCTCTCtcagtgagaaaaaaacaaaaggtataTCTGCGAGTGTGTTGACCCATATTCTTATATAAGaaatatgttttcctttccttagtCTTATGTTTGGAGGCAGGTCTAGAGACAGACCAGATGGGTTGTGAGTGTCTTTAACAAACATGTGTCTATTGTGAGTTCTAGATCAACTCTTCTTTCTGACCCTAAAGTTACAAAAGTCAGTTTTGCCTTGTGCAAAGCAGCATTTGAAACACTGTGATCAAATTATACAGCAACTGATCTAAATATGTTGGCCAACCAAACTACCTCCTCTCCTCATGTCCCAGCCAAGAAGGCAAACTGAATCTTCCTGAGGGCTCAGTACATCTCAAGGCCTCCCATTCAGAAAGTCCCCATTGACCCTACTCTCTTTTCCTCCTGCTCTCctaccatactttttttttgttttctgtttatcctTTTAGTTCCTTCCCTTTCAGAGCCAAGACTGAGCCGCTCTCCCAGGTGCAGTGTGCCTACTAGTCACAGGACTAGAGCCTGTCATGCCCGAGCCCTCCCCATGGAGCAGGTGGTCCAAGCCATATCCCCAGCCTTCACTTTCTAGGAGGATTGGCTGCAGCGCAGGGGTCCTCTGACTGTTGGGAATTCTTATGTAGGACCTTTGTTGCTACGCAATAATAGAAAACTGTCAACACTGCTGGAGTGTAAAACTAGCAAAGCGAAAAATCATAATTTGGTTTGAATGTAAGAACATTATTTATTGTAGCCACTTATACGTGAGCCATTTGCTTTTTAGGCCTGATTACGTTGGAACATAAGCTTAAAATTAAGTGTACATGCCATTTACCTTGTAAATTGATTTGGTTTTAATAGTAAACTATTCATATCTACTCACCTTTCACAACTTATTCATTTTGCATGAAACtgtttgtatctttaaaaaaaaaaaggcttgtgAGTACAGTCATGTAATATTAGAATTGTTTTGCTTCTTATGTATTTCTCtgaaaccttttttttgtttACCTCTTCCCAAATATATCCGATCATCAAAGAGACTAGTGGGACACTTTTTGTAAATCTCTTTTCAGAAGAGCTAGAAGTCCAAGgtagattaaagagaaaaaaaaagactgttagaGCTAATACAGTCCATgatcatttaaaaggaaaagttttcttcCCTCTGGTATCTtatcatttccaaatattcagTTGCTATAGTGGCTCTTTACCTTTTAAGGAACACAGACTGCTTTGAGAATGAGATTGAAAACTATGGACCCTCCATCCCGGATAATGTGCGTTTGAGCACAGACTGACCAGTCATTTTGACGTGTGAATTTCAAGAAGTGTAATGGTCCCAGAGAAGTCCTTGGAGCCCAGGTTAAGAACTCTGTCCTAGGTGATGCTAACTTTTGAGCATCAAGAGCAGCTTTTCAACTGCTCATTTAGATACCTAAATATTCTATAAGTCCTTCAAACttgatatattttcaaatgaacattctttcatgcTTCCCCATTttctcccccccccacacacacactctggaTCATCTTTGTTCATTTGCTTATTAGTACAAGCCATTTGCATGGCCTTTCATACTAGAAACAGTTGAGCCATCCTCTACTGCCCTCTCACACATCCAGTCAACCATTAAGACTAGTTTATTTCAAAGATGTCTCCTGAATCTGGTGCTAACATCTACCTTGTTCAACAAAAGTCCATGCTCCTATTTTCTCCTTGAATCAATTATTCTATAATAATATCGGCTAGCTGGCTTCCTGTCATCTCTATTTTTCACTGATGTCAGAGTTATTCTAATAAGTCAGTTGGAAAAACAATCATGTCATCTCATTCTTCAAGGACTCTGCTATTTCCTCAGTGCCCGCATGATAAAGTACAAATACTTAGCCTGACAGTACATCTGCCTTTCAGCCTCCCTTTGTAAAACTTCCTTGCTCTGTGTGCTGTTCCTTTTCCTTGAGAGCTCCCTCTTCTCATGAAAATCTTATGTATTCCTCAAGCCCCAGCTGAGATGTCATTTCCTCTGTGAAGCATTTTTTAGCTAATCCAGGTATCAATTGCTCCCTCTTCTGTAGTTCTACAACATTCTCTTCACATCTCAGTTACAGTACTTATCATTAGATTATAATCATTTGTTTATATGTCTGCCCCTCTCATAGCCTATGAGCTCACCCACTGAGAGAGCCCCTGTCATAGTCATCTTTGTTTCCACAAGACTTAAATTGCCTCAGCCTATAATAGGTACTCAGGAGATGCTTTTGTGTGAATAAATGTGTTCTTCACCAGCTCACTTTGGGGTCTGGTTTATCATCCTAAGAAACCTAGCAGTCGTACGTAACATGCGTTGTTTTAAGGAAGGAAGGCAATCACGTTTGGAAATGAAAAtaccaaataaatagaatttggaATGTATAATGTAGAAGCCCAAACTGAAAAttactcttttccttcccttattGTTAATAACAATTAAAATGTGATTTCCTTTCATTCTAGTACTGGCGTCAAGTGTACTTGATCACAGTGCTTGCTATGATCCTGGCGGTGTTCTTTGCTCAGATTCATCCCAATTACCTCACACAGCAGTGGCAGAGGCTCCGTTCTATCATCTTTTGTTCTGTTTCGGGATATGGAGTGATCCCTACTCTTCACTGGGTTTGGCTCAATGGAGGAATCGGTGCTCCTATTGTGCAGGTAGGTTGAGTGTGGtcaatatttttcccttttttttttttttgtcctttcaattttattcctttcagTAAAGTAATGTAATCAGGCCAAGAAGGTGGACCTTTGTCATTTGAGGGCACATTTCTAATTGCATAACGATGCAATAATTTTTCAcatctatataaataaataaacataccttGTAGTGATAGAAGTCTAACTATTTTCTTCTGAGATGTATTTCTATGAGATGATGCATTCTTAATTCTCTTTCTGTTACCCATAGGTTGTAAATACCCAAGTCCTTACTGTAGAGGAGGACTCCCAGGTTTGCAGCTTTGTCATCTGAGGCAGGGATGATGCCAGTAGGAGcagttgatttgtttgtttgtttgtggagGAAAAGGAGTTGGGGAGGATTTCTTCTTGGACCTGAGTTTGAGGTTCCCGTGGGATGTAAAGGTGGAGATAGGGTCTGGATTTAGCTTGGAGTTCGAGACTAGTGATGGAGATTTGACAGTCATTACTGTCTTGGTAGCTAGAGCCATGGGAGCATATTCCACCCAGCAaggaaaatatactgaaaaataaaagacagttaGTTATTATGGGGGGAACAGTTGGAGTACATTAGGAAGAACCTCAGTGAGAATTCCTCAGCATGCTTGAGAAGGGAATTGGAAGTAAGACTTAAGTTCTTAGAGATTTATATAAAAATGCCTTAAGTGTGTGCTAGAGAGTAAACTTGAGAATTTTTAACATAACTAATTATGCCAAGAAATCTAGAAGAAATCGCATACACTTGTTGCAATGGGACCTTTGGAATATAGGGATTTAAATGCAGGTTTTATTCAAaggaattatatattttttttttacaagagagGGACTAAAAGTAGGCTTACGTACTGTTGGCAACAGCATGGTGGAAAGCATCTGcatataaaactaaaaagaaaggaagtctgTGGTGTAGTGAATTGAGTGATATGATCTGGCTGTCTTGCCAACTTGAGGATGACGGTGAAGCTTTCTTTATAAGATTAGGAAATTGGGAGAAAGGTGAGATAGTAGTGAGGAATAACTTCAGTGATTCCGATATCTGTGAAAACATTGTTTTTCTGACAGTTTCGATGCCCAGAAAATAGAATGGGGAAGTGCCACTCTAGATTTAATCCTAACCACAAATGAATAACTAATTACTGGCATAGAAGTGAGTGAAATTTTGGGATGAGGGAAACACATCCTTTTATGCTTATCGtgacaaagaaagagaaccagACCCATTAAGCCAGTAGATTTTGAAGAaattcagaaaagggaaaaaaaaaaaagggaacaatcCTGTGTTCAgcaaaaaaagatggaaagagaggCACGTAACCAAAGATGAAAAGTTCCAAAGAGCTAATCGTGGGAGGCAGGGTGAAGCTGTGTTCTAGAATGTTTGCAAAATCTGAGGTTGATTAGTCTGAGGGTGTAGGATTTAGGGGAGGGGGCCCATGATGATTCTCAAATATCTGTTAGAGGGAAGAGaaataatttgtctttatttcGTAAATGGCTTCTTGGTAAATTAGGTGTATAACCAGAATTAGGAACAGCATGTATAAATTAGAGCTGGCTGATTTTCTTAGAGCAAGGAAAAGCTTTCCAAGAGAGCTGTGAGATGGACTGCTTTGTAGAGTAGTATTCAAGAGAGCCATTTATCTGGGATGTGGAACAGATTTCATTGTTGCGCCAAGCCTCTTGGCTCTTTTCCAGCCACAAATCCCTGTTTAGTCTCTCCTTATTCAGCTGGCAACTCCGTTCCCATATGTATTCCACCCTATGTTGTAGATGGAGTTGGACGCCCTTAGGACCTAAACTATGTTGAAGCTTTAGCTGCCCTGGTGCCCTGACCTTTAGGGCTGTCTCTGTGTTCCAGTCCTCTGGACTGCTTCCTGAAGTATTGAGAGCAAGCTTTTTCTCATTGGAGACTGTCTGCAAAAGCAATTCAGATTTGACACACTTAAATCCCACCTATGAATTCTACTCCTGTGTGTTGTCTAATTCTATGAATTAGATTTATAAGAAATTGAGAATTCAATCACAGTAGGCAAGATCtgtgaaaaaatatgttttgctttttaggaCTTTGCACCCCGTGTAATTGTGATGTATGTGATTGCTCTTCTTGCTTTCCTATTCTACATTTCCAAAGTTCCAGAAAGGTATTTTCCAGGTACGTATCACTTGTATAATGGTTGTCTAACTTTATTCTAAATATGTAGTGGAGGTATATGTTTCAGAGCATCAAAACTTAGATTTTTTCCCCAATATTATTGATTATAGAATGGCTCTTCTCTTCTCAAATGTTATCTAAAACTTGAACTTTCTAATGGCTTTCACAAACTTTGTCTTTCACCGTCACAATATGAGTTGAGTCCAGTAGATAGGGTCACCACCATTTCACAATTACGCACTCCCAGCCACTGCTTTTTTGTGGAGCACTAGTTAGCAATTACCATTTACTTCTTTGTATACCAGCTTatgcttaaaaattaatttatcaatATACGTGCGAGATCCATAAAACAAACAAGAGGCAAAGGAAAATAACAGGATAATGAAAAGAAGCCAGGTTTAGGATTACTTCATAATGTATCTATCGTAAGTTTCTATAAAAGAAAGCCCATCAGTCTGGCTTTCAGCTTCCTGGCACCCAGTGGTAAGAGGAAATTAATCTAAGTTAAGGGTCTTCATGTCCCCAAGATACACACAATCCAGGAACTTAAGAGAAGGACAGATTTCCCTGCTTCTTCAGTCCAGAGGAAAACGTCTTCTGATAGAAGATAACTAAGAGGACACTGGGTAGAGTGAATAATGTTCTCCACAACATGTATTTGCTTGTTTAGGAGCttcagctctggagtcagactgcttgggttcaaatcccccGTCAGCCACTTTCTAGCTGCATGAGCTAAATAAGTCACATAAGCTTTCTCAgcccagttttctcttctgaaacATGAAGATAATACATTTCTCTCTTGGGGTCATTGTGCGGATTAGATGAgaaagtgcacatgaaacatttagCATGGTTCCTCGAGAGTAGTGAGCACTCAGTAAATCTTAGCAATTGTTATTATGATGCCCCTCAACCCCAGTTTCATAAATGAAATATGTGGCTTAGGAAGGGACAGAATGATGCAAGTCCAGGTGACCTTTGGCTCAAGTCAAGAATAACAAGAGACATAAGGCAGTGGTCTTTCGGTTTGGGGGCTAGAAGTAGGGGAGCAGTTTAAATTCAAATTGCAAATTGTCTTCCCTTCTTCCTGGGTTAAGAACCTCTTCCACAGTGAATCAAAGATAGGATTGTGCAGCTCGTCATGTGTgttggggaagaagaaaggatgagAAACCCCGAACTAGAGAATGAATAGACTGCAGAACCTCAGGCATTCCTCTCTGCACTTgacttttctccactgaattttaAATAAGGACGGACTACAACGAAGAACCTGAATATAAACATTAGGATTTGGGAACATAACTAGGACATGTCCCTGAACTGAAGACCACCCATCTGCCAGGCAGGGTCAGAATTCTCCTCAGAAAAAACAGTTTtggtaaaatacatttttgtatcactttattaataattattttattattgatttattcatCATAGATGTAGAAAATTAACCAATGAAAGTTGTCTGCACTCTGTGATTATGGCCATAGTGTTTTTAGGCCTTAAAATATTCAGATCAGAAGTTCctacttggggacttccctggtggcgcggtggttgagaatccgcctgccaatgcaggggacacaggttcgagccctggtccaggaagatcccacatgccgcggagcaactaagcccgtgcgccacaactacagctactgaagcctgtgtgcctagagcctgtgctccgcaacaagagaagccaccgcaatgagaagctggcgcaccacagcgaagagtagcccctgctcgccgcaactagagaaagcccgcgtgcagcaacgaagacccaatgcagccaaaaataaataaataaatttataaaaatttttttttaaagttcccagtTGTCTAACATAGGGCATCTATAAAAGGTCAAACGTTATGTAACTTAACTTTTCTCAAGATGAGCTTGACATAAAACATGCCCCATGTAGCTGAATGTGTGCAAGTACAGGTACATTTGAGCAGAGATACAGAgatcataaaaaatgaaacattccTTGTCTGGCCAGTCCTCATTTATTACCTGGCTCTAAAGAGAAGCATGTTGTAGTGGTGGTGAGATGGTGGGTAAATACTGTGAAATCAAAAAATTTAAACCTAAGAACTTACTTTCAGctcaggttaattttttttttagtatataaaCATCACAGTGGTATTTAAGGGGTCAGGGATCCCCAAGATGTCCATGGACAGAATTCAGTGAATCTGTAATACTTGTATTACAAACtaatcagttttatttataatcctcagtgttttatgcttttaaaaatgagtctgtgagggcttccctagtggcgcagtggttgagagttcgcctgccgatgcaggggacacaggtttgtgccctggtccgggaagatcccacatgccgcggagcggctgggcccgtgagccatggccgctgagcctgcgcgtctggagcctgtgctccgcagcgggagaggccacaacagtgagaggcccgcgtaccgcaaaaaaaaaaaaaaaaaaatgagcctgTGAGCTTCAGTAGGCTGTCAAAGTGTTCCATGACACCAAAAAGTGGCTAAGAACCTCCACAGAAAAGATCCTGTTGACTTATACTTTAAAATCTACTTACTATACTGATTATTATTCTTGgtaagagaagacagagaaggttAGAGAATATTtatagggttggccaaaaagttcgttcgagTTTTCCCATAAAATATTacgaaaaacccgaacgaaccttttggccaacgcAGTACATTACATGACCATAGAAGCACCATaagtaagaaaaaattatttacatttaaatgtctATGGCtctgtattttgttatttattttgttgttttccaaGATGCTTCCCACATGTTAGTTATTTAATCTCCTTGGAATTTAAACTTCTTTAACcacaaagagaaatgaagtaaTTTTCCTAAGTTGTATATGAACTAATCAGCCTTAGTTAATTAACTCATTACTAATTACGTTTTGCAAATTGTTCCATTAGTCTGATAGCACAAGATTCAGGTCTGAGCTTTCTCCTTACACACCTGCTTAAAATAAAACGTGCTTCAAGTAGACTTATACCCAAACACAACCATGTATCTGCTTCATACCTAATAAACTCCATGATTTGTAGCACTAATATCCTTTGCTTCTCTCATGTAATGTCTTTTCTTCACCAGGTATATAAGTTGAGACATGGGAGACAAAAGGTCAAATTCCTAAAATTAACCACATCTTGATTTTGAAAAGACATTTGGAATAGTATTTCTAAAATTCACCAGTATACTTAATGAATTTAAAACCTTACAGTCAGACTCAAATatgaattaacatttttttagaaaacatttcagTCTGAATTAATCTCCAGTCGGTCTCCAGATACTCTGAGACTGCCAAAGTCTTTTTGCTGCTCAGTCATATTTCCAGGGCCAgagatggaaatatatttttattttaatatcaaaataattacagtcaatattcttttctctctacctTCCCTTCCAGGACAACTAAACTACCTCGGATCAAGCCACCAAATATGGCATGTCCTTGCAGTAGTGATGTTATATTGGTGGCATCAGTCAACAGTATATGTCATGCAGTACAGACATAGCAAGCCTTGTCCTGACTATGTTTCACATTTGTGAATTCAGGTATGGCCACCTGGTGTATTCAGTTATTAAGCAATATATAACGGGGAGTTGTATACCCCACTATTTCTAAGATTCccattagtttttccttttccctctggttTGATATA from the Lagenorhynchus albirostris chromosome 4, mLagAlb1.1, whole genome shotgun sequence genome contains:
- the PAQR3 gene encoding progestin and adipoQ receptor family member 3 isoform X2 — translated: MHQKLLKSAHYIELGSYQYWPVLVPRGIRLYTYEQIPVSLKDNPYITDGYRAYLPSRLCIKSLFILSNETVNIWSHLLGFFLFFTLGIYDMTSVLPSASASREDFVICSICLFCFQVCMLCSVGYHLFSCHRSEKTCRRWMALDYAGISIGILGCYVSGVFYAFYCNNYWRQVYLITVLAMILAVFFAQIHPNYLTQQWQRLRSIIFCSVSGYGVIPTLHWVWLNGGIGAPIVQDFAPRVIVMYVIALLAFLFYISKVPERYFPEPLPQ
- the PAQR3 gene encoding progestin and adipoQ receptor family member 3 isoform X1, producing MHQKLLKSAHYIELGSYQYWPVLVPRGIRLYTYEQIPVSLKDNPYITDGYRAYLPSRLCIKSLFILSNETVNIWSHLLGFFLFFTLGIYDMTSVLPSASASREDFVICSICLFCFQVCMLCSVGYHLFSCHRSEKTCRRWMALDYAGISIGILGCYVSGVFYAFYCNNYWRQVYLITVLAMILAVFFAQIHPNYLTQQWQRLRSIIFCSVSGYGVIPTLHWVWLNGGIGAPIVQDFAPRVIVMYVIALLAFLFYISKVPERYFPGQLNYLGSSHQIWHVLAVVMLYWWHQSTVYVMQYRHSKPCPDYVSHL